The Helicoverpa armigera isolate CAAS_96S chromosome 23, ASM3070526v1, whole genome shotgun sequence genomic sequence gtttgttgttgttgtttccCACAAAACAAGTTGCATCACCAATGATGCAACATTTTGATATTGTGACCAAAACACAGGAAAATGCAATCGCTTTCAAAAGCTAATTCGGTGACAAATCATACCTataccaaataatttaaacaggaAAATTGTTGGACCTGGTAATCCTCTTATTCTGGAGTGCTGATGTCATTATATAAAATgactttatttctttatttcagcTGTCTGTGGGTTGATGCTTGGTTCAAGACTGGGCTTCTTAGAGCGATGGATGTCGGGCCGTGCGGCAACTCTCGCGGCCGCCGTGAAGGCCCACTTCAGGGCCCAGAGGGACTCCTACTACGGAGCTCCCCTATGGAAGTTCGCCCCCACCACTCTCTACAGGACATTCGTGAAGAGCGAGGAAACCATTCATACGTGAGTTAGTTCCCCTATCTTAATAATGAAGCAATGCGTAAATATAGGAGTTACGACTTACGTTATTGACTCAGTGATTGATAGGCTATCAATCACAACATGTAGACAGGGTTTTTTATACGATACAGTAAGACTACATTGTGACATTGAACGttgtgtacctatgtaggtacaatataaagAGCTTATTGTTTATCGATCGTTCAAGTTCAAATTGAATAGCTATCCTTAGTGGATATGTTTTATGAACATCATTATGGATACACAAATAGGCTCTCAAACTGTTCCGAAGATCAATCATCCCTTTGAATAAGCTGTAGATGACGCATAAGTTCGGATAATGAATGGCAGGTATCCTTGAACTCGACCGCTCTATAACGAGATAATCAAACATTGAAGAAAAAAGCTAGTCTTCCTTAAGCGATTTTCTTAGAATTGGCCAATTTTTTCGTCAATATATAGATGAAGGTTAGGTACCTAACTTTTTGTGGTTTGTACAAAAGGTATACGTTTAAATAAGATCAGCCTTGACACTTGCAATTTTTTGTTAGAACTTCTAATCAATCCATTTGTTACTACCAAAACTGGTTCGGAGCATTTTACTAGTTCCATTCATTTAATAGGTGCAGGTTGCACTTTGATATATCCTGACAAGACAAGGCCGTTACAAGTAGAAATCAATTTTGAATCATTATGAGGCGGTGTTATAAATATAGTTGTCCCGAATAGATCGAGAAACCTCTACTTTAtcatctaaccggatgcagctgagtatccgTGAGTTATGTAGAGCGAATgcttgtctgacctcctcaacccagttacccaggtaaccccttggtaaaactgagTCCTGACTACTCTTAATgacagccaaagatgttcgtctggcagccgggacctaccaatttatcatgccatctgaaacacggaagaattgaccgcgtcaagcgttgcttaactttatgatcgatcgatacCCGCGGCTTTGAGTTAACCACGCTACATGCGGTCAAGcaataataaaaccaaattgTTGGCAGGATAGTATCGGAGCTGATGGAGGAAGCCAAGACAAAGAAACAGGGTACTGCCAATGATGACGCCATGAGAGAGATCTTCCTGAGGATCTTGGAAAACCCTGCCGTCGATATGAGGGACAAGAAGGCTGCTGTCATTGACTTCATCACGGCTGGCATTGAGACGGTACCTATGCTTTTTTATGTGAATGCTTTTAAACCTAACGTTTTTGTGACGTCTTTTCGAGTGCCTCGAATAGCCAATACCTACACCTCCTGGTTATTGCAGTTATCCTTTCATTATACCTACAATGCAAGGTCTATGCATACCTGggtctatgtacacatacatattacacAGAATATTGAGGCACACAGTTCCATCATGATGACGTTAATGTCATATATCGCTTGGGAGCAAAATACTTTCATCAATAACTCATCTCATTTCCCAATATACAGTTCCAACTTGACTTGTCAACAGCTAGCGAACAGCCTAGTATTCCTGCTATACTTGCTGAGCGGTCGCCCAGACTGGCAGCGGGTCATCCGCTCCGAGCTGCCGTCCTGCAGCACACTGACTGCCGAAGACTTGGCAGCCGCTCCCTCAGTCCGTGCTGCGATATATGAGGCCTTCCGACTGCTGCCAACAGCACCTTTCTTGGCCAGGGTCCTGGATACCCCTATGACTGTTGGGGGACATAAATTGCCGGCTGGGGTAAGTGGAACTATCGATATTATTAGGTGATGATTTGACTGTTTGACCATTTTCTTGTCCATTTTGCAGTAAGGGCAAATTGGAAATGATATGTGAATTGTCATATCGTTTAATACGTTGTAAATAGTTTGCGGTTTAGCAGCTACAGTTTTAGTTTTGATTAACATCTGAAAATCGGTTTTTTCATCACCCATCAGATAAAAGCTGGATGATGGCTTTGGTATTTCTCAAGATATTTGCGAAAAGGCTTGAAAGAAGAATACAGTTAAACCTCCTAAACTTTAAAATTCACAATGCAACAGTCCAATACTTATTACATTGAGAAAAACTGTAGTCTTTATTCATAGAACAATTATGTTATTTCCAGACGTTCGTGCTAGCCCACACAGGGGCAGCCTGCCGTCGTGAAGAGAACTTCTACCGCGCGCGGGAGTTCGTCCCCGAGCGCTGGCTCACGCACACGGCTCCGCATGCCCCTGCTCTTGTAGCTCCCTTCGGCAGGGGCCGCCGCATGTGTCCCGGGAAACGATTCGTTGATCTTGAACTGCATTTGCTTCTTGCTAAGGTATTTCAGACTTCTTTATTGTGCCACTGCGACACACAACTTCTCTCTCACGCATCCACGTTAGTAGGCTTCTCCAACGTTAACGTTGCTATGGCGCATATACAAAATTACATCTTTTTTTTTGGATGCCATTATGTGGTTTGACTTATAAGTCCCGCTTTTGCGATTTTGTTCAACCAAGTTTAAGTCTTCCTTCTATCCAGTATATGTATCATCAGCTGCTTAAATATGGATTAAACCAAACATTCCTCTTCATCTTTTCATAATATTCTATGATTTTGCTAACATCCAAATCATCATAAGTCAAACTATTCTTGCCATGTTTACAGATAATGCAGAAATGGCGCGTGGAGTTTGACGGTGAGTTGGACATCCAGTTCGACTTCCTACTGGCGCCAAAGTCACCAGTGTCTCTGCGACTGGTCGAATGGTAGTCGCTTCCTTTAGCGTTGTCCTGCGTGACTGAcgaatgcgacgcgatgctacaCGCGACAAATGTTCCACGTGATTTTTCACATTACTTCTAGAACAATTCAATTTTGTTCAAAAGTCCCTTCAAAACATATGCGTTAATGTCGCGTTTCGCCGCAGATTTTCATTTGCCGCAATCAGAGGATCGAGTTGATCGTCTTCCTTAGAAGGAAGTTTTCTCAGAATTGGCCAATTTGTGGTTGATCGCGTTCGTTGCGTTTGAATCGTCGCGTcattcgtcgctcacgcaggactcCGCGTTATACGTAATGTGTAAAGTTTATTGTACTTCTGCTTCTTACAAAGTTCTTTTAATTAGATTATACAAGTATTTTCGTAATATACGCCCTTTGATGGAGAAATATGGACAAGATAGTTAAGGTCTAACCATTAGGTTGGATAATACGCTTCTAGATCCCCTGcctggaaaaataattttaaaagtttattttgggatgtttaatgatttttaattcTGTGCTCCAAACATATAAATGTGTTCTGTAACTTGGATAGTTCGTTATAATAATAGTAACGATTTATTCTCTGCAAAATGGCGTATGTTACGATATAACAGTGTATAATCAAAGCTTTATTATGACTAAAGAGAGCgtcatttactttaatattagctgtttatttttaaatgactgTAATAAAGTCCGTCTTATATCTTGCTATTTACTTTTAAGCGAGTGTTCGCAATGTCTTCCACTTGCTCAGTTAACATTATTGAAAACTTATTATATGCTTGTTTTAAGGGTccgttgcaccatttaactataatgataaccaaaccacAAGCAGTCGTGTAATTGGTCAAAtcagcgatttgacaactgaaaatggttcggttttCGCAATAGATAAATGGGGTAATGAACCATATGtgtaaatgttatttaagtGTATTGGGCTGGTCCACATTACCTTCCATTTCCTTCCAAACGACTCGGTTGCCATGACAGCTCAGTGGGAGTGCGTTACAGGGTATTGGCAATATCTGCTCAAACTGCACACTTCTTTCTAATTGTTGAAAGAACTGTTCACAAATTATTATATAGGAACGTAATATACGTAGAATACTGATCTAGTTTATAGctacacaatattataaaaatatggctgtgttaatatcaaaaacatatttatataaaatgttataaccGCAAATACCTCTTGTTATAAGACTGTGTATTGCCAGCACATGCATTTGTCAGgattttaatgcaatttttttaaatctaggTAAGAGTAAACATTTAAGTTTAGCGTTACAATCAttccattttaaaataagtttttggtAATACCAGCTTCGACAtttatgatgaaataaaaataaattagaagtgGCCATTTcctatgattattttataatgtaaaattattatgttgACGTTACAGTTCTTTCGCGATATGATGGTTTCCCttacagttatatttttttccagctACTTGTATTACTTTTACCTAAAGTAAACagacataatatttaaaaataaacaatattgggACTTCATAAGTTTGTGTGGCAGGGATAAATTAGAACTGTTAGGAAGATAATCATATCGCGAAATAACTATAGTTGTATAGCTAAGACATCGATCGTTGTATCCTTGTTAGCTTTTAAATGgattatttgtttatcaatatatagttaacatacatacatagatgagGATATTgttatcaattaaattattttgaaataataaactgaACCTAATATTCCAATAAATAGAACAGAAACTAAAACGTATGGGTTTAATTTGTGTGCCTGTTTTTTCTTTATAGCAACATGACTTCTCAAGCACTTGGTAAGTTGGtctttatttttggtttatttttgaataggCGATTCAAAAAGAGACTATAAACTTTGTATGAGCAGTACCCATATTCCACTTCTTAAACTATAATGAAAACTTTGTTAACATCTTTAGAAAACTTTGAAAGAGCACTTTATTTGATTCTATTGCCATAGAATGGGCTGTCGCCAAATTAAATTCCTGCATAGTGTTTTGGatcatttaaacattttgaggGCGTTATACATGGATGATGTGCCCATTAGGGAttgtttcatacaaaaaaaagaacaagCTCAAAACCTGGTTTCTTTTGGTTTTCTTTGTGGTATCATAATAGTTCAGTAGAATTACTTGAGATTTAAGCAAAGTTTATAATAGCATTTTGGACATATGTACCCATAGATACACAACCACAAAAAGGCCTTATCTTCCTTGTGGttcccaaaaaatattgaaattagttAACCATTCTGTTAAGACACAATCTATTACATAACCAAGAGATAACAAACTGAGGTTTCGCACCAACTTGTGGTGAGATAGGTTATCAACCATTGATAATGAATTCGCAGCCActtaaccaaaacaaaaacggAACGCACACAACAACGATAGCATTCTGACAGGCAACGACTAACCTCtaagttcatttgttttcaaacaTGAAGTTCTGTGCTAACTTATCTTTTATGTTCACTGAAGCATCGTCGATACTAGAAAGATATGCTTTAGCAAAGGAGGCTGGATTTAAAGCGGTTGAAACCGGATTCCCTTTCGGTTTTACGGTAGAACAAGTGAAAGAGGCTAAGGAAAAAGCCGGCGTTGAACAAGTGCTGATAAATTTGAAGACAGGTATGTAAATAATGATTGTAATTATCatagttaaatataatttaattgtagATAGGGCATTGTTAACAAGGCTATTTTTGGATTAACAGGAGATGTAACTAAGGGAGAATTAGGAGTAACAGCAGTGCCaggaaaagaaaatgaattcaAAGACAATTTTAACACGACAGTTACCTATGCAAAAGCCTTGAATGCTAAGAAAATCCACATCATGGCTGGAAAGCTCCAGAACGCCACATCACAAAACTGGGAAACTTATGAGAACAATTTGAAATATGCAGCCGATGTTCTGAAGAATGAAAACCTGCTTGGTGTTATTGAACCTATTAATCAATACTCAGTTCCTAATTACTTCTTGAGTGACTTcaaaaaaggtattttattataatagagGATAATGacagtattttttaaagccTAGGATTGCTTTttccttacttataaataaaattattttttgtgattattttattactactaCAATGACAAGaattttttagatttgttaaaaaaaattaatgtacTTATTTTCCAGCTTTGGACATCATAAAACGCATCAACAGCCCTAACCTGAAGTTGATGTTGGATGTGTTCCATCTACAACAAATATGTGGTGATATATCCCACAGCATTACCAACTTCATGCCTTATGTTGGTCATGTACAGGTAAATTTCTACTTCAGCAATAATATGAGGAAAATCTTAGCAGAAAATATAAGCCTTTAGACTCTAAAACTATGTAAAATTCTTCAATAACCATGAAACTCTTAACTTCTTGAATGCCGCTAATCAAGAGAGAACAAGAGAAAATCCATGGTGTTTTGCGTAGATCTGTGCACCGGCATACAAGAGGTTGAATTTGATAATTTCATTGTGAAGACTGGGCATAAAATGAATGACGATGAAGGTTATTGAGCCAATAATACAGTAATCAGaaacaaagattttttaaaatactgCATTTCCATGACCAAGTTTTAtagtgtaatttaaataaatctaaaagaACCAAGTAGTTAATTATGAAAAGGATATTACagtatctacatatatttagTTAAAACTAGTTTAAGCTTCTGTGCTGATATTGAtatgtgataaataatatttgctttataatatcagcGTGAACAAATATGAATACTGATTTTGTTCACAGATTGCTCAAGTACCAAACCGCAATGAACCGGACACTCCAGGAGAGATAAACTATGAGTATGTGCTCAAACAGTTGAATGACAATGGCTATAACGATTGGATTGGCCTTGAGTACAAACCTTTGAAGAGTTCTAAGGACGGACTTGTGTGGATCAAGAATTATGGATATAGTCTATAATATACAGATATTTCAACTTTAAGAGataatataaagatataaaatatatactaaaCGAATTTGTGATAGTAAAAGCTATTTATACTTAGAACTGatcaaaaaaaatgaaattatgtatgtttataataataaaaagttgttggcataaaaacatttattgctACGATTaagataataatgaattaataattattataattaatactaACTTAACAACGTCTATGTGAATGCTATGCACCATTTGTCTGGAACTGTTGTACCCAGTAATGCTTTTTCACACCATCAAGTGAGAGCCTCTCTTTGCTTGACTGCCGTAAAAGCTGCAACAAATATGAACAAATGTATAACCAGAATTCATTATCATTAATTTAGATATTGtgttcattttaaaattgattgcaggtgtactggtggaaaATCCATATATTCCTACAGATTTGTTGGTAAAATTATGTCATTACCAGACAGTGATCCAAAAGCTATCTGCCCACCAAGCTTCATCTAAATCCTTTCATTTATCTATACAGAAATCCGACAATAGCCATCTTCACAAAACAACATGTCTACAATAAAAGTTCAGTgcaaattaatatacttacactTGAAATAAGATCTTTAGCTCCTTCAGGTACGTAGCTAGGATACACCATGTCCAAAGCAAGGATTCTGGCATAAGTTTTATCCTGTCCCTCACTCTCGAACGGAGGCTTGCCCACTAGGAACTCGTACAATAGGACTCCTATACACCAGTGGTCGACGGACACATCATAGACTTCACGCTTGATCATTTCAGGAGGCAAGTAGTCTAATGTACCGCACATTGTTTTACGTCTGGAGAGAATAGAACCATGATTAAACTTAGGACACAGTTagctatactaatatcataaaaagaggaaaaagtttttgtttgtctgtaacCTAAAGGCTGCGAAAATACGAAATTGAGTTGAACAATCACAGTCGCGAAGGTATATTATCCACAATTAACATGAGCTGTATTTTATCAGGGTACAGACAGTAGTTGCCATGGAATACAAGTGTACCCGCTTTCCTAGGTAAAACAGTTTTTGATGAGTAAAGTGATGTATAATAGTTATCATTCTGAACAGCCTAAAAGGTTACAGTGCATAGGTTTACCACAAAGAAACTAAATTCTGGTTTGGAGTATCATCCAGTACATTTGCTACTGCACACAGAAAAATACTAAGAATAATTCAAAATGACAAATCAGTCACATAATAAAGAGGTTTGataagtaaagaaataaaataaagtttttttttttaaatattagtctTACCTTTCTGAAGGTGCATGCACAGACCAGCCAAAATCAGCAAGTTTGAGGTCTCCACTGAATGCTACCAGAATGTTCTCTGGTTTGATATCCCTGTGGATCACATGGTGCTGATGACAGTACTCTACTGCATCAGCTACCTGAAATATACAGTTGACAGATACATACACCTATTCTGTATCTTTACTATGTGTAAAGAGGACCTGTATGTTCATTAAAGTGTCCGGAacaactgaaccaatttaaaaaattaagtaactcTTACGAAGTTATACTGTCCTCGATTAacaaaggttatattttatccaggtatgggAAGAAGTACACCCAGGGATGAGGGTGAAATCACAGGAACAGTTAAGAGATTcatgaaatgttattattattatttaaagcctttttatttccatttctttACAATAGTATGTtaattactatttgttttaatttttgatttaaaaaaatggatCCCATATGGGTATAGGCCTCCTCCATCTTCTCCCATTTTTCTCTATTGAATGAAATGTTATTGAATTCTAATTGAGCCTAATCCTACTGCGAGAACTTGTTGGCTCTCTGTAGTCCATGAATACTTTCTTTTTCAAGTTTTAATATAGCTGTGAGTCTTCCACattgtactaaataaataaatctattttaaatattatgactAAATCtcattgaatcacagaaaattacaaaattattacctGGTAAATGTATCGAGCAGCTCTGGCTTCAGGGAAGCGGCCTTTGGGCGAGTTAGTGAGATGCTTATATAACTCTCCACCGGCTGCAAACTCTATCACCAAGTATATACGACGCTCGTCGTGGAACCACGTCAACAGACGCAGTATGTTCCGATGTCTGGAGAGAACAATACATGATGTATTAAGTACAGGAACTAATGTAACTTCTGCATACAAATTGTAACTTTTAACAGcgataaagtaaaaaaagttcGTTACTTACTTCAAATGCGATTGAATTTCAATCTCTCGCAGCACTTGCCGCTCACATTTCGACCTCACTATTTgagatttaaataatgttttgatgGCAACTAAGTAACCAGTTTTCTTCTCTCTGGCTACGTTAACATTCCCGAATTTGCCTTGACCAAGCGGTGAACCGAGTTCGAAGTCTCTAGGAGACCATTTatatctgaaatatttatataattagcATATAAATGgctttcaaaattcaaacatCTTGTACTTTTTGTTCGGCAAGATTTACTTACGAAGTTCCATATGCATCGTGGTTTATGATTTTGGTTTCGAGATC encodes the following:
- the LOC110376841 gene encoding putative hydroxypyruvate isomerase, with the protein product MKFCANLSFMFTEASSILERYALAKEAGFKAVETGFPFGFTVEQVKEAKEKAGVEQVLINLKTGDVTKGELGVTAVPGKENEFKDNFNTTVTYAKALNAKKIHIMAGKLQNATSQNWETYENNLKYAADVLKNENLLGVIEPINQYSVPNYFLSDFKKALDIIKRINSPNLKLMLDVFHLQQICGDISHSITNFMPYVGHVQIAQVPNRNEPDTPGEINYEYVLKQLNDNGYNDWIGLEYKPLKSSKDGLVWIKNYGYSL
- the LOC110376828 gene encoding ecdysone 20-monooxygenase, whose amino-acid sequence is MSLPGVFLFSHYVESFWSTPPPLVDWSYVPTLVLAVILVVVAATALAARAADGKQATRLPGPQALPFLGTRWLFWGRYKMNKLHEAYEDMFRRYGPVFVETTPGGASVVSIAERAALEAVLRAPAKRPYRPPTEIVQVYRRSRPDRYASTGLVNEQGEKWHHLRRHLTAELTSPNTMQGFLPELNNICDDFLELLESCRRSDGTVAGFDQLTNRMGLESVCGLMLGSRLGFLERWMSGRAATLAAAVKAHFRAQRDSYYGAPLWKFAPTTLYRTFVKSEETIHTIVSELMEEAKTKKQGTANDDAMREIFLRILENPAVDMRDKKAAVIDFITAGIETLANSLVFLLYLLSGRPDWQRVIRSELPSCSTLTAEDLAAAPSVRAAIYEAFRLLPTAPFLARVLDTPMTVGGHKLPAGTFVLAHTGAACRREENFYRAREFVPERWLTHTAPHAPALVAPFGRGRRMCPGKRFVDLELHLLLAKIMQKWRVEFDGELDIQFDFLLAPKSPVSLRLVEW
- the LOC110376840 gene encoding aurora kinase B → MTMKSDVLDLETKIINHDAYGTSYKWSPRDFELGSPLGQGKFGNVNVAREKKTGYLVAIKTLFKSQIVRSKCERQVLREIEIQSHLKHRNILRLLTWFHDERRIYLVIEFAAGGELYKHLTNSPKGRFPEARAARYIYQVADAVEYCHQHHVIHRDIKPENILVAFSGDLKLADFGWSVHAPSERRKTMCGTLDYLPPEMIKREVYDVSVDHWCIGVLLYEFLVGKPPFESEGQDKTYARILALDMVYPSYVPEGAKDLISSLLRQSSKERLSLDGVKKHYWVQQFQTNGA